The following proteins are co-located in the Maridesulfovibrio sp. genome:
- a CDS encoding efflux RND transporter permease subunit, translated as MNLARWCIENNRTSIALFVLIAFAGVSTFFSIPKSEDPDFTIRTAVISTVFPGASPQRVEELVTDKLEEKIREIDVIKNVRSQSMTGLSIIEVEFQENQKNMTPIWQQLRNKVLDAKKDLPAEAYEPMVNDEFGDVFGIVVALTGDGFTYRELKDVADYTRDELLSIPSVGKVDRWGLQDERVFVDFSNSRMAAAGITPFALAQMLSQQNMIRPSGSAKVGPERIYIEPTGEFKSVDDIRNMSLRVEGMKSSLKLSDVTEITRGFADPPGVMARYNGEPCIMLAISMADGNNIMEVGELVSAKLEKLSKNLYHGMEYNVVVYQPDYVDTAVTDFMINLLESFVFVVVVILVFAGFRTGLIAGSLVPMAMLGCLGLMPLFDVGLQRISIASLIISLGILVDNGVVVSEAILVRLATGEERLKAVVGAVSELWMPLLAASLTTVFAFLPIPLAENATGEFCFSLFIVVSLTLLCSWGLSMSMVPMLCYYVLKPKVVIQTFSSRMYRVYRAMLLFCLRHRPAFLAVVLIGCMAAFWGFQFVPKMFFPPNERAQFTIDFWQPFGTDITSTADEVGRLEQFLLADKGVESIGTFIGHGGPRWYLPLNLEQRNDNLATFVINTKSVEATDEVIDRTRKKLKSEFPDADFSLKKLMNGPPVGAPVQIRISGPDQKTLYHLRDRITAIVEKTPGVSRVWDDWGQWTKKMEVNVDQDKARQAGLTSSDVALSLQSSMSGYQASTYRDGDTNIPIMLRTEGDFRDRLDKLESLNVYSYQAQKNVPLSQIASSELVWQPSDIRRRDQTRTMTVKADLFDGYFAMQTLDAVRPEIEKMMQSENWPVGYSVAYGGEFEKSQESQEAINANMPLAMGLLVLVLVFQFNSFRRPLIILLTLPPMMCGITPGMILTNSPFGFMPMLGMISLLGIIVNNAIMLIDRIEILRGRGLDLDNSIVLASLERARPIIMTATTTIIGMVPLSLQGGEMWRPMANCIMSGLTFATVLTLILCPVLYSLFFKQSFKKYEWNQAVVAQGSDV; from the coding sequence GTGAATCTTGCCAGATGGTGCATTGAAAACAACAGGACTTCCATTGCTCTGTTTGTCTTAATTGCTTTTGCAGGTGTTTCCACCTTTTTCAGCATCCCGAAATCCGAAGACCCCGATTTTACAATCCGTACAGCTGTTATCAGTACGGTCTTTCCAGGTGCTTCTCCCCAGAGGGTGGAGGAACTGGTAACGGATAAACTGGAAGAGAAAATCAGGGAAATCGACGTTATCAAAAACGTTCGTTCCCAGTCTATGACCGGACTTTCCATTATTGAGGTCGAGTTTCAGGAAAACCAGAAAAACATGACCCCGATCTGGCAACAGTTGCGCAACAAGGTCCTTGATGCCAAGAAGGATCTTCCTGCCGAAGCCTATGAGCCGATGGTCAACGATGAATTCGGTGATGTGTTCGGTATTGTGGTTGCCTTGACCGGGGACGGTTTTACCTATCGTGAACTCAAGGACGTTGCTGATTATACCCGCGATGAATTGCTCTCCATACCGAGTGTCGGGAAGGTAGACCGTTGGGGATTGCAGGATGAGCGGGTTTTTGTGGATTTTTCCAACTCCCGTATGGCTGCTGCGGGTATCACTCCTTTTGCTTTGGCCCAGATGCTCAGCCAGCAGAACATGATCCGTCCCAGTGGTTCGGCCAAGGTCGGACCGGAGCGCATTTATATCGAACCGACCGGGGAATTCAAATCTGTTGATGATATCAGGAACATGTCTTTGCGGGTTGAGGGCATGAAGTCATCGCTCAAACTTTCTGATGTCACTGAGATCACCCGCGGTTTTGCAGATCCTCCGGGAGTTATGGCCCGCTATAACGGTGAACCGTGTATCATGCTGGCGATTTCCATGGCTGACGGCAACAACATCATGGAAGTTGGAGAGCTGGTTAGTGCCAAATTGGAGAAGCTTTCGAAGAATCTCTATCACGGCATGGAATACAATGTTGTTGTTTACCAGCCGGACTATGTTGATACTGCTGTAACCGATTTCATGATCAACTTGCTTGAATCATTTGTATTCGTTGTTGTGGTTATTCTTGTGTTTGCCGGTTTCCGCACCGGACTGATTGCCGGTTCGCTGGTGCCCATGGCCATGCTTGGCTGTCTTGGGTTGATGCCTTTGTTTGATGTCGGTTTGCAGCGAATCTCCATTGCCTCGCTGATTATCTCTCTTGGTATCCTTGTTGATAACGGGGTTGTTGTTTCAGAAGCTATTCTCGTGCGTCTTGCTACTGGAGAGGAACGGTTAAAGGCTGTTGTCGGTGCTGTTTCCGAGCTGTGGATGCCGCTTCTTGCTGCTTCCCTGACCACTGTTTTCGCATTTCTTCCCATTCCGCTGGCAGAGAACGCCACGGGAGAATTCTGTTTCTCTCTGTTTATCGTAGTCAGCCTTACCCTGCTTTGTTCATGGGGACTGTCCATGTCCATGGTGCCCATGCTTTGCTACTACGTTCTGAAGCCCAAGGTAGTAATTCAGACTTTTTCAAGTCGTATGTACCGTGTCTACAGGGCTATGCTGCTTTTTTGCCTGCGCCACCGTCCCGCTTTTCTTGCTGTGGTGCTTATCGGTTGTATGGCGGCGTTCTGGGGATTCCAGTTCGTACCCAAAATGTTTTTTCCGCCTAACGAGCGTGCCCAGTTCACCATTGATTTCTGGCAGCCTTTCGGAACCGACATCACTTCTACAGCGGATGAAGTCGGCAGGCTGGAGCAGTTTCTGCTCGCCGATAAGGGTGTTGAAAGTATCGGTACCTTTATCGGGCACGGCGGTCCGCGCTGGTATCTGCCCCTCAACCTTGAACAGCGCAATGACAACCTCGCCACGTTTGTAATCAATACCAAAAGTGTTGAAGCAACTGATGAGGTAATCGATCGTACCCGCAAGAAACTTAAGTCCGAGTTTCCTGATGCTGATTTCAGTCTTAAGAAGCTGATGAACGGGCCTCCGGTAGGTGCTCCGGTACAGATTCGTATCTCCGGCCCGGATCAGAAAACACTTTACCATCTGCGTGATAGGATTACCGCTATTGTGGAGAAAACTCCCGGAGTATCCCGTGTCTGGGATGACTGGGGCCAGTGGACCAAGAAAATGGAAGTGAACGTGGATCAGGACAAGGCCCGTCAGGCCGGACTGACAAGTTCAGATGTGGCGCTCAGCCTGCAATCCAGCATGAGTGGTTATCAGGCTTCGACCTATCGTGACGGAGATACCAACATCCCCATCATGCTGCGTACTGAGGGTGATTTTCGTGACCGTCTGGACAAGCTGGAAAGTCTGAATGTCTATTCCTATCAGGCCCAGAAGAATGTTCCGCTGAGCCAGATAGCCTCGTCCGAATTGGTCTGGCAGCCCTCGGATATCCGCCGCAGGGATCAGACAAGGACAATGACCGTTAAGGCAGATCTCTTTGATGGTTATTTTGCCATGCAGACCCTTGATGCTGTACGTCCTGAAATTGAAAAAATGATGCAGTCCGAAAACTGGCCTGTGGGATATTCCGTTGCTTATGGTGGTGAGTTCGAAAAGAGTCAGGAAAGTCAGGAAGCTATCAATGCCAACATGCCCCTTGCCATGGGACTCTTGGTGCTGGTGCTTGTCTTCCAGTTCAACTCTTTCCGGCGTCCGCTGATAATTCTGCTGACCCTGCCGCCTATGATGTGCGGTATTACTCCGGGTATGATCCTGACCAATTCGCCTTTCGGATTTATGCCCATGCTGGGAATGATCAGCCTGCTGGGGATTATCGTTAACAACGCCATTATGCTCATTGACCGCATTGAAATCCTGCGCGGACGGGGGCTTGATCTGGATAACTCCATTGTGCTGGCTTCCCTTGAGCGGGCAAGGCCGATTATTATGACTGCTACCACGACCATCATCGGTATGGTTCCGCTTTCATTGCAGGGCGGGGAAATGTGGAGGCCCATGGCCAACTGCATTATGTCCGGGCTTACGTTTGCCACGGTACTCACCCTGATCCTTTGTCCGGTACTTTATTCTCTCTTCTTTAAGCAGAGTTTCAAGAAATACGAATGGAATCAGGCTGTGGTTGCGCAGGGTAGTGATGTTTAG
- the ispH gene encoding 4-hydroxy-3-methylbut-2-enyl diphosphate reductase → MVEVIRAETAGFCMGVDLALNKLDSLIEKDEDRKIYILGPIIHNPQVLEDYEKQGVVTATTPDEVPDGAYVVIRAHGIPKAVEEDLRKRGVNVIDATCPKVKKAQLLIQRNTEDDRVLLLYGEDSHPEVKGLLSYGPAGPHLFDSLEELQAIDLDPNQKYCLAAQTTQDRAVYDDCINYLKNKGINFVILKTICDATRQRQDEAISLSEEVDHMIVVGGRISGNTRRLVQVVETAGTKCTHVEIADELPLEELKHMKRIGLTAGASTPKRLVDSIQHILEAL, encoded by the coding sequence ATGGTTGAAGTTATCAGGGCTGAGACAGCCGGATTCTGCATGGGCGTGGACCTTGCCCTCAACAAGCTCGATTCCCTCATTGAGAAAGACGAAGACAGAAAAATATACATTTTAGGGCCGATTATTCACAACCCTCAGGTTCTTGAAGATTATGAGAAACAAGGAGTTGTGACCGCAACAACCCCTGACGAAGTGCCTGATGGCGCCTACGTGGTAATCCGCGCACACGGCATCCCCAAGGCCGTTGAAGAAGACCTGCGCAAACGTGGGGTAAACGTCATTGACGCCACCTGTCCCAAAGTAAAAAAAGCGCAGCTGCTCATCCAGCGCAATACCGAAGATGACCGCGTTCTGCTTCTCTACGGCGAAGACAGTCACCCGGAAGTAAAAGGTTTGCTCAGTTACGGACCTGCCGGGCCGCATCTTTTTGATTCCCTTGAAGAGCTTCAGGCAATTGATCTGGACCCGAACCAGAAATACTGCCTCGCCGCCCAGACCACTCAGGACCGTGCGGTTTATGACGACTGCATTAACTACTTGAAAAACAAAGGGATTAATTTCGTAATCCTTAAAACCATCTGTGATGCCACCCGCCAGCGTCAGGACGAAGCAATCTCTCTTTCCGAAGAAGTTGACCACATGATAGTTGTAGGCGGTCGCATTTCCGGTAATACCCGCCGCCTTGTGCAGGTTGTCGAAACAGCAGGCACAAAATGCACCCACGTTGAAATTGCCGATGAACTTCCCCTTGAAGAACTCAAGCACATGAAGAGAATCGGCCTCACAGCCGGGGCTTCCACTCCCAAGCGTCTGGTAGACTCTATTCAGCACATTCTGGAAGCTTTATAA
- a CDS encoding aspartate aminotransferase family protein has protein sequence MSSEIVKKYRERMAEAYDLHRKYVNPQFVRVLEVIGYDRNYVSSEGAYLTDAKGVQVLDFLSGFGVYNIGRNHPHVAGVLKEVMDEKTASIVQMDLGVMSGMLAEKLAELAPGDLEAVFFTNSGTEGVEGALKFARQASGKHKLVHCHHAFHGLTLGSLSVNANREFRDRNEPLLPDCAAVPFNDLEALEEALKGGDVGAFIFETVQGKGVFVPEDGYLKGVRELCDKYGTYMIADEVQCGMGRTGKMFAVEHWGVKPDILVISKALSGGYIPVGAIITTREIHGKIFDSMERCFAHSNTFGQNDLAMAAGLATFEVLEKEKLVENAARMGQRIEEGLQKLAEKYEMLVEVRAKGLIIGMQFGEPKSMALKASWKLLHKMNADLFCQMITMPLLEKHNILSQVAGHGLDTVKILPPLMINDEDVDKFIAAMDDVLKEAHKITGSAWKTVKDLGIRTAKTS, from the coding sequence ATGAGTTCTGAGATAGTTAAAAAATATAGAGAAAGAATGGCGGAAGCCTACGATCTGCACCGTAAGTATGTAAACCCCCAGTTTGTGCGGGTTCTTGAAGTTATCGGTTATGACCGCAATTATGTCTCATCCGAGGGCGCATACCTGACCGACGCCAAAGGCGTTCAGGTTCTCGATTTCCTGTCCGGATTCGGAGTTTATAACATCGGGCGTAACCATCCCCATGTTGCTGGCGTACTCAAAGAAGTAATGGATGAGAAGACTGCCAGCATTGTGCAGATGGACTTGGGTGTTATGTCCGGCATGCTGGCTGAGAAGCTGGCAGAGCTTGCTCCCGGTGACCTTGAAGCTGTGTTTTTTACCAACTCCGGTACTGAAGGGGTTGAAGGTGCTCTTAAATTTGCACGTCAGGCCAGCGGGAAGCATAAGCTGGTTCACTGTCACCACGCTTTCCACGGATTGACCCTCGGTTCCCTGTCCGTAAACGCAAACCGTGAATTCAGGGACCGTAACGAACCTTTGCTGCCCGATTGTGCGGCTGTTCCGTTCAACGACCTTGAGGCTTTGGAAGAAGCTCTTAAAGGCGGTGATGTCGGTGCATTTATTTTTGAAACCGTGCAGGGTAAAGGCGTTTTCGTACCTGAAGACGGATACCTCAAGGGTGTGCGCGAACTTTGCGACAAGTACGGAACCTACATGATTGCCGACGAAGTACAGTGCGGCATGGGACGTACAGGAAAGATGTTTGCTGTTGAACACTGGGGAGTTAAACCGGATATTCTGGTCATTTCCAAAGCGCTTTCCGGCGGCTATATCCCTGTGGGTGCAATCATCACTACCCGTGAGATTCACGGCAAAATTTTCGATTCCATGGAACGCTGCTTTGCCCACTCCAACACTTTTGGTCAGAACGATCTGGCCATGGCTGCCGGGCTGGCAACATTTGAAGTTCTTGAAAAGGAAAAGTTGGTTGAAAATGCTGCCCGGATGGGACAGCGCATTGAAGAAGGTCTGCAGAAACTTGCTGAAAAGTACGAAATGCTGGTTGAAGTGCGCGCAAAGGGCCTCATTATCGGCATGCAGTTCGGCGAACCGAAATCCATGGCTCTTAAGGCCAGTTGGAAATTGTTGCATAAAATGAATGCCGACCTTTTCTGCCAGATGATCACTATGCCCTTGCTGGAGAAACATAACATTCTCAGTCAGGTTGCGGGACACGGTCTTGATACTGTTAAAATCCTGCCTCCGCTGATGATTAACGATGAAGATGTAGATAAATTCATCGCAGCCATGGATGATGTACTCAAGGAAGCACACAAGATTACCGGTTCCGCATGGAAAACCGTTAAGGACCTTGGAATCCGTACTGCCAAAACTTCGTAA
- a CDS encoding MMPL family transporter, translated as MNIFYSFLEKLIRSILKLVRKAPVCIVLCAVLLATVCAGSSALWLKLDSDQDNLISHELPFQKRNLEQIKNFGDQEYMFVVIKTRGTEAGKTKAAQFASTLATKLNKRPDLVKEVHYAMSARDMGPGVLMFASQDELRQFVTLARDFGPLGKEWFEAPGLSRFLEMTAGLLSGEKGGTADSEMFGPFIGALDNLVVEMQSSLVSGPTLENMNAPVFDLDKAGIQYFFTRNGKLLIMRILPKKDFRVMDVIGPSLNFVRSSLETVRAEYPDVEAGLTGRPVLSADEMHTTDQDMTISAIISVVVVGLLFMFILHGWLRPMLVMGSLFCAMAWTFGFTLVTLGRLNLLSIVFALVLVGIGVDFGIHIVMRYVEASDSGMSPDEAVEEALVHTGPGILLGGLTSVCAFYAVLGQEFVGLAELGLVGGTGIIFCLISMLTVLPSAMLIAGRRNWFPSSRPRMATLPFMEKVISRPVTVLVVFGLLTALAFPGFQKAGFNYNLLELQAKGLESVEYEHVLINDSDESTWFAVMTRPDLESVASLISELKQVPSVGRIESILDFLPDGQKEKADILRGEAEVLQGINLDARNAHLVPDEVVASLENLIESLEGLEEKLFSAGAKQELDQVGQIIERADSCLEVLQKNPADAVNLTPLQSRLVNELSGSFAWLKEILEVQSVTPNDLPEHLRSLYVGKDGSFMVKISPVENVWDFDKLTGFVADLRKIDPEVTGVPVVVLESSLLMRETFLEAAGLTLILVSVILFLSSFSLSYVLLTLVPLFAGIFWLLEIMGLTGLSFNLANFFAIPVLIAIGVDGGVHFLARWKELSEGERLYHTSTPVAVGLSFCTTMIGFGGLLLAHHRGLASLGGIMVTGSATCLVGCMVVLPAVFRLIERIKGK; from the coding sequence ATGAATATATTTTATAGTTTTCTAGAAAAGTTGATCCGTTCCATCTTGAAGCTGGTCCGCAAGGCCCCTGTTTGCATTGTTCTCTGTGCTGTCTTGCTGGCTACTGTTTGTGCCGGTTCTTCCGCTCTCTGGCTCAAGCTGGACAGCGATCAGGACAATCTTATTTCCCATGAATTGCCTTTTCAGAAACGAAATCTTGAGCAGATAAAGAATTTCGGTGATCAGGAATATATGTTCGTGGTCATTAAGACCAGAGGAACTGAAGCTGGCAAAACCAAAGCCGCGCAGTTTGCATCGACCCTTGCCACAAAACTTAATAAGCGCCCCGATCTGGTTAAGGAAGTGCATTATGCCATGTCTGCCCGTGACATGGGACCGGGTGTGCTCATGTTTGCCTCTCAGGATGAGTTGCGTCAGTTTGTGACTCTTGCCCGTGATTTCGGTCCGCTGGGTAAGGAGTGGTTTGAAGCTCCGGGATTGTCCCGTTTTTTGGAGATGACTGCAGGGCTCCTTTCCGGTGAAAAGGGCGGTACTGCTGATTCCGAAATGTTCGGCCCGTTCATTGGCGCGCTGGATAATCTTGTTGTCGAAATGCAGTCTTCCCTTGTTTCAGGTCCTACTCTTGAGAATATGAATGCCCCGGTTTTTGATCTGGATAAGGCCGGAATTCAGTATTTCTTTACCCGCAACGGCAAGCTGCTGATCATGCGTATCCTGCCCAAGAAAGATTTCCGGGTTATGGATGTGATCGGGCCTTCGCTTAATTTTGTACGCTCTTCGCTGGAAACAGTGCGGGCGGAATACCCGGATGTTGAAGCAGGACTAACCGGACGTCCGGTGCTCTCCGCAGACGAGATGCACACTACGGATCAGGATATGACCATTTCGGCCATCATTTCAGTGGTTGTGGTGGGGCTGCTGTTCATGTTTATCCTTCACGGCTGGTTGCGTCCCATGCTGGTAATGGGATCATTATTTTGTGCCATGGCTTGGACTTTCGGGTTTACGCTGGTCACACTGGGCCGTTTGAACCTGCTTTCTATTGTCTTTGCGCTTGTGCTGGTCGGTATCGGGGTGGATTTCGGTATTCACATTGTCATGCGTTATGTAGAGGCTTCTGATTCCGGTATGTCACCGGATGAGGCGGTGGAAGAAGCATTGGTTCATACCGGACCCGGAATCTTGCTGGGCGGTTTGACTTCTGTCTGCGCCTTCTATGCCGTACTGGGGCAGGAATTTGTTGGGCTTGCCGAACTGGGGCTTGTGGGTGGAACCGGGATCATCTTTTGTCTGATTTCCATGTTGACCGTCTTACCGTCGGCAATGCTTATTGCGGGCAGGCGTAACTGGTTTCCGTCTTCCCGTCCGCGTATGGCTACCTTGCCGTTTATGGAAAAGGTCATTTCGCGTCCGGTAACGGTGCTGGTCGTTTTCGGCCTGCTCACCGCGCTGGCTTTCCCCGGTTTTCAGAAGGCCGGATTCAATTATAACCTGCTTGAATTGCAGGCCAAGGGGCTGGAGTCTGTTGAATACGAGCACGTGTTGATCAATGATTCCGATGAGTCCACATGGTTCGCAGTCATGACCAGACCGGACCTTGAGTCTGTAGCGTCCCTGATATCGGAATTGAAGCAGGTGCCTTCTGTAGGCCGCATTGAATCCATTCTGGATTTCCTGCCTGACGGTCAAAAAGAGAAAGCAGATATTTTGCGTGGTGAAGCCGAGGTCCTGCAGGGAATCAATCTTGATGCCCGCAATGCCCATCTGGTACCTGACGAGGTTGTAGCCTCTCTTGAGAATTTGATTGAATCCCTTGAAGGGCTTGAGGAAAAACTGTTTTCAGCAGGAGCCAAGCAGGAATTGGATCAGGTTGGTCAAATCATTGAGCGGGCTGATTCCTGCCTTGAAGTTCTGCAGAAGAATCCTGCGGATGCTGTCAACCTGACTCCGCTTCAATCCCGTCTGGTCAATGAGCTTTCCGGGTCTTTTGCCTGGCTTAAGGAAATTCTGGAAGTGCAGTCCGTTACCCCGAACGATTTACCCGAGCATCTGCGTTCTCTCTATGTGGGTAAGGACGGCAGCTTCATGGTTAAGATTTCTCCGGTAGAAAATGTCTGGGATTTTGATAAGCTGACCGGATTTGTGGCCGATCTGCGCAAGATCGATCCTGAAGTGACCGGAGTCCCGGTGGTTGTCCTTGAGTCCTCCCTGCTAATGCGGGAGACTTTTCTTGAGGCCGCCGGACTGACCCTCATTCTGGTTTCAGTTATTCTGTTCCTCAGTTCATTCAGTCTCAGCTACGTGCTGCTGACCCTTGTCCCGCTTTTTGCCGGTATTTTCTGGTTGCTGGAGATTATGGGGCTGACCGGACTGAGCTTTAATTTAGCAAATTTCTTTGCTATTCCTGTTCTTATTGCCATCGGTGTTGACGGCGGGGTCCATTTTCTGGCCCGCTGGAAGGAACTTTCCGAAGGAGAGCGACTTTACCATACCAGTACCCCGGTGGCAGTGGGACTTAGTTTTTGCACTACCATGATAGGTTTCGGGGGGCTGCTTCTGGCCCATCATCGCGGCCTTGCTTCGCTGGGCGGGATCATGGTTACCGGTTCCGCTACCTGTCTTGTAGGTTGCATGGTGGTCTTACCTGCCGTGTTCAGACTGATTGAAAGGATCAAAGGAAAATAA
- a CDS encoding PhnD/SsuA/transferrin family substrate-binding protein — MFRRVLAFAFVLVLGLSSVASAGRFDFAIIQPGQPGTTAEAQPVMDELANYLSAKLGEKVKGVYYNDLNAALDYLGKNKPAWSICGLTFFKSYSSKFSMAPVASTLPQGMKKDVWRLIVPADGPDSAEGIQGTVYGSMLYTPQSLEILFGSKKGWGFTVEGTHKALRMLRKVNKGKVSGVVLDAVQYSVIKDSDRYSGTKVIYTSSELPNSPVAWFGKTNDDAFRLQAVLLDMSKDPSAKELLNLLQTSGFNPADKDLK, encoded by the coding sequence ATGTTCAGAAGAGTTCTCGCTTTTGCATTTGTTCTGGTTCTTGGATTGAGTTCTGTTGCGTCTGCAGGACGGTTTGATTTTGCCATTATCCAGCCCGGTCAGCCGGGAACCACTGCCGAGGCGCAGCCGGTCATGGATGAACTTGCAAATTATCTTTCCGCCAAACTGGGTGAGAAAGTTAAGGGAGTATACTACAACGACCTGAATGCGGCGCTCGATTATCTCGGAAAGAACAAGCCAGCGTGGTCCATCTGCGGGCTTACTTTCTTTAAGTCTTACAGTTCCAAATTTTCCATGGCACCGGTGGCTTCAACTTTGCCGCAGGGAATGAAAAAGGATGTCTGGCGTTTGATTGTCCCTGCCGATGGACCTGATTCAGCGGAGGGTATTCAAGGCACTGTCTACGGTTCCATGCTTTATACCCCGCAGTCCCTTGAAATTCTGTTCGGCAGTAAAAAGGGCTGGGGATTTACCGTGGAAGGTACGCACAAGGCATTGCGCATGCTCAGGAAGGTGAATAAAGGCAAGGTCTCCGGCGTGGTTCTTGATGCTGTGCAGTATTCAGTGATCAAGGATTCTGACCGCTATTCCGGTACCAAGGTCATTTATACTTCTTCCGAACTGCCCAACAGTCCGGTGGCTTGGTTCGGCAAGACCAATGATGATGCTTTCCGTTTGCAGGCAGTGCTTCTGGATATGTCCAAGGATCCGTCTGCAAAGGAATTGCTTAATTTGTTGCAGACTTCCGGTTTCAATCCCGCTGACAAGGATTTGAAATAA